From a single Stackebrandtia endophytica genomic region:
- a CDS encoding thioester domain-containing protein encodes MKKNWLRAAVALSAAGALGLAMAGTAGAEENEPTPARGVVTKSDGWYANGDPTTYATRISITPEGSDTPVLAYCIDIHTSLDAGYIYEEGAWDSSNVENLAQVQWILHNSYPTATPEALATAAGVELTGEMDGDKIAYTATQAAIWSFTDGFTLNQDDAVTGHRNETIAEGTDEVVAAIYNHLTANATEMPEPITELSFSGPTTGDVSEKIGPFSVTTPGGDATLSIEGGRLIDADDNEIDTVANGGEFYIRPDDGATEIKVTGTATVTTPTGTVFLATDEAVGEVTESSKIESQKLILAEVIQGETEAEMTLEVDAAPRLPVTGLSLTNSLLLGAALLIAGAVVLVVIRRRRTAATWGDAA; translated from the coding sequence ATGAAGAAAAACTGGCTGCGGGCTGCTGTTGCCCTCTCAGCCGCTGGTGCTCTCGGTCTGGCCATGGCCGGAACCGCCGGTGCCGAGGAAAATGAACCAACCCCGGCGCGTGGTGTTGTCACCAAGAGCGACGGCTGGTACGCCAACGGCGACCCGACCACGTACGCCACCCGGATCTCGATCACGCCGGAAGGCAGCGACACACCGGTCCTCGCCTACTGCATCGACATCCACACCAGTCTGGACGCCGGGTACATCTACGAGGAAGGCGCCTGGGACTCCTCCAACGTCGAGAACCTGGCGCAGGTCCAGTGGATCCTGCACAACAGCTACCCGACGGCCACTCCCGAAGCCCTGGCCACGGCCGCCGGCGTCGAGCTGACCGGAGAGATGGACGGCGACAAGATCGCCTACACCGCGACTCAGGCGGCCATCTGGAGCTTTACCGACGGCTTCACCCTTAACCAGGACGACGCAGTCACCGGTCACCGCAACGAGACGATCGCCGAAGGCACCGACGAGGTCGTCGCCGCCATCTACAACCACTTGACGGCGAACGCCACCGAGATGCCCGAGCCGATCACCGAACTGAGCTTCAGCGGCCCCACGACCGGTGACGTGTCAGAGAAGATCGGACCGTTCTCCGTCACCACGCCCGGTGGCGACGCGACCCTGTCCATCGAGGGCGGCCGTCTGATCGACGCCGACGACAATGAGATCGACACCGTCGCCAACGGCGGCGAGTTCTACATCCGTCCCGACGACGGTGCCACCGAGATCAAGGTGACCGGAACCGCGACCGTTACGACCCCGACCGGAACCGTCTTCCTGGCCACCGACGAGGCGGTCGGTGAGGTGACCGAGTCGTCGAAGATCGAGTCGCAGAAGCTGATCCTGGCTGAGGTCATCCAGGGTGAGACCGAGGCCGAGATGACCCTCGAGGTCGATGCTGCGCCTCGCCTGCCCGTGACCGGTCTGTCGCTGACCAACTCGCTGCTGCTGGGTGCGGCGCTGCTGATCGCCGGTGCTGTCGTGCTGGTCGTCATCCGCCGTCGCCGGACCGCCGCGACCTGGGGTGACGCCGCCTAA
- a CDS encoding LuxR C-terminal-related transcriptional regulator, protein MFRAGVRAELGDAVEVIGEAGSVAEAVATIRTALPDVVLLDVHMPDGGGRAVLEQVRATHPDIRFLALSVSDAAEDVIGLIRGGARGYVTKTIAAGELVDAIRRVAEGDAVFSPRLAGFVLDAFATKNQAPVSDPELDQLTNREREVLRLLARGYAYKEIAKELYISIKTVETHVSNVLRKLQMSNRYELSRWAVDRRIV, encoded by the coding sequence ATGTTCCGGGCCGGGGTCCGCGCCGAACTGGGCGACGCCGTCGAGGTGATCGGTGAGGCCGGTTCCGTCGCCGAAGCCGTCGCCACGATCCGCACCGCACTACCCGATGTGGTGCTGCTGGACGTACACATGCCCGACGGCGGGGGCCGCGCGGTGTTGGAACAGGTACGTGCCACCCACCCCGACATCCGGTTCCTCGCGTTGTCGGTCTCCGACGCCGCCGAGGACGTGATCGGACTGATTCGGGGCGGCGCCAGGGGATACGTCACCAAGACCATCGCGGCCGGTGAACTGGTCGACGCGATTCGTCGGGTCGCCGAAGGGGATGCGGTGTTCTCACCCCGGTTGGCGGGTTTCGTCCTGGACGCCTTCGCCACCAAGAATCAGGCTCCGGTCAGTGATCCGGAGCTGGACCAGTTGACCAATCGGGAGCGTGAGGTGCTGCGGCTGCTGGCGCGGGGCTACGCGTACAAGGAGATCGCGAAGGAACTGTACATCTCCATCAAGACCGTCGAAACTCATGTGTCCAATGTGCTGCGCAAGTTGCAGATGTCCAATCGATACGAGTTGTCGCGCTGGGCGGTCGATCGCCGGATCGTGTAA
- a CDS encoding chorismate mutase, protein MSTATTSAVDAVDGELLALRDRINDIDAELIRLWQERSRISKEVGKRRMASGGTRLVLARERQICDRFRDALGEDGTQLALLLLRAGRGPL, encoded by the coding sequence ATGAGCACCGCCACCACATCCGCCGTCGACGCCGTCGACGGCGAACTACTCGCCCTGCGGGACCGGATCAACGACATCGACGCCGAGCTCATTCGCCTGTGGCAGGAACGATCTCGCATCTCCAAGGAGGTGGGCAAACGGCGGATGGCCTCCGGCGGCACCCGACTGGTGTTGGCCAGGGAACGTCAGATCTGTGACCGGTTCCGGGATGCCCTGGGGGAGGACGGAACCCAGTTGGCGCTGCTGCTGCTGCGCGCCGGCCGCGGTCCGTTGTAG
- a CDS encoding PspC domain-containing protein, with translation MTTDVSDATQPAATGGWLAPCGLIRPREDRHIAGVCAALGRASGTDPLLWRAGLGVLVVFAGTGLLLYGVAWLLFPQEGDEVSALGGLLRRGRSSTSILSTLLLVVMVVTLWVIVLLNPATYPVVSLGAAAMLLSALAQPRVIDAPTSPAPSASTGSAYRIPFAPRGPFARTRRETVAAELPAWDTETTTVQLPAADHTRVEPTPTVEADTEPLETADSAAAITTVPTTPQRLEGVPARRRFSSRLNLLGLAVVSIAMGVMAIVSLSGVAVPGSAFLSVALLLIGVVVMIGTWWGRSRLWIVMGLILSLLVAADYLFIGQRPDGVVNATMVPLTVEEIPSEWSVWFSEADLDLTRVEFSDDVDQTVEVLVRGGSGRVVLPSDVDVILLTSINGGVVMFEEYGDVTYFDGWESYHDLGSEGGDGPGGGTLTIDVTVEFGGFEVVRE, from the coding sequence ATGACCACCGACGTGTCCGACGCGACCCAGCCCGCCGCCACCGGTGGTTGGCTGGCGCCCTGCGGTTTGATACGTCCCCGGGAGGATCGCCACATCGCGGGGGTGTGTGCCGCACTTGGGCGTGCCAGCGGTACCGATCCGCTGCTGTGGCGTGCCGGGCTGGGGGTCCTCGTGGTCTTCGCCGGGACCGGCCTGCTGTTGTACGGGGTGGCGTGGCTGCTCTTCCCCCAGGAGGGCGATGAGGTGTCCGCCCTCGGAGGACTGTTGCGCCGCGGCCGATCCAGCACTTCCATCCTGTCGACCCTGCTGTTGGTGGTCATGGTCGTCACCTTGTGGGTCATCGTGCTGCTCAACCCGGCGACCTACCCGGTGGTGAGTCTGGGGGCGGCGGCCATGCTGTTGTCGGCCCTGGCACAACCGAGGGTGATCGACGCTCCGACGTCACCGGCACCGTCGGCCTCGACCGGGTCGGCCTATCGCATACCGTTCGCGCCGAGAGGTCCGTTCGCGCGCACCCGTCGTGAGACGGTCGCGGCCGAACTGCCCGCCTGGGACACCGAGACCACCACCGTCCAGTTGCCGGCGGCCGACCACACCCGGGTCGAGCCGACTCCGACAGTGGAGGCCGACACCGAACCGCTGGAGACCGCGGATTCGGCCGCGGCGATCACCACGGTGCCGACGACGCCACAGCGCCTCGAGGGGGTTCCGGCTCGCCGCCGATTCAGTTCTCGACTCAACCTGCTCGGTCTCGCCGTCGTCAGCATCGCGATGGGTGTGATGGCGATCGTCTCCCTGTCGGGGGTGGCGGTACCGGGTTCGGCGTTCCTGTCGGTCGCGTTGCTGCTGATCGGCGTGGTCGTCATGATCGGTACCTGGTGGGGTCGGAGTCGTCTGTGGATCGTCATGGGCCTCATCCTGAGCCTCCTCGTGGCGGCCGATTACCTCTTCATCGGTCAACGTCCCGACGGGGTGGTCAACGCGACGATGGTTCCGTTGACGGTGGAGGAGATCCCGTCGGAGTGGTCGGTCTGGTTCAGCGAGGCCGACCTGGACCTGACGAGGGTGGAGTTCTCCGACGACGTGGACCAGACCGTCGAGGTTCTCGTCAGGGGTGGCAGCGGTCGGGTGGTCCTCCCTTCGGATGTGGACGTCATCCTGTTGACCTCCATCAACGGTGGGGTCGTGATGTTCGAGGAATACGGCGATGTCACGTATTTCGACGGCTGGGAGTCGTACCACGACCTGGGGTCGGAGGGCGGCGACGGTCCCGGCGGCGGCACGTTGACCATTGACGTCACAGTGGAGTTCGGAGGTTTCGAGGTGGTTCGTGAGTGA
- a CDS encoding ATP-binding protein — protein MRSPVIDTQSAPSVPRPARPPLRRVRGGRLLTGVARGLAEHLGIRPILVRLGFMLLATPLFEGLGMLLYVALWAVLPSEVGTKPWQDRRQWPVFALLGLGIVFLTVVTGWAGSGMLFGWLAAIVALGAGVIWHQIKPDADWLTTIVGTSGRRSAILRLGGGGALVAIGVIGILAAVVGLTRESIDNVLNSLLFTLIALGGIALVFGPLIYRMYLQLNSEREGRAREAERADIAAMVHDQVLHTLALIQRRSEDPREVARLARGQERALRNWLYKPSAQAADKFGAALEAAAAEVEDTFGITVDTVVVGDRDMDPHVSALVAAAREAMVNAAKHSGVNNISLYAEAEPDLLSVFVRDRGTGFDIDDIATDRHGVRGSILDRMHRHGGTAEVRSTVGEGTEVRLTMPVDSTENINDERNGQ, from the coding sequence GTGAGGAGCCCCGTCATCGACACACAGTCCGCCCCCAGCGTCCCGCGACCGGCACGGCCGCCGTTGCGGCGAGTTCGCGGCGGGCGGTTGCTCACGGGTGTCGCGCGTGGCCTCGCCGAGCATCTGGGCATTCGACCCATCCTGGTGCGGCTGGGATTCATGCTGCTGGCGACACCCCTGTTCGAGGGCCTGGGCATGCTGCTCTACGTCGCGTTGTGGGCGGTCCTCCCCTCGGAGGTCGGCACCAAGCCGTGGCAAGACCGTCGACAGTGGCCGGTGTTTGCGCTGCTGGGGCTGGGCATCGTCTTCCTGACCGTGGTCACCGGCTGGGCCGGCTCGGGGATGCTGTTCGGCTGGCTCGCCGCGATCGTGGCGTTGGGTGCCGGCGTCATCTGGCACCAGATCAAACCCGACGCCGACTGGTTGACCACTATCGTGGGCACCAGCGGTCGACGCTCGGCCATCCTGCGGCTGGGCGGCGGTGGCGCCCTGGTCGCCATCGGGGTCATCGGGATTCTGGCCGCCGTGGTCGGTTTGACCCGGGAGAGCATCGACAACGTCCTCAACAGCCTGCTGTTCACCCTCATCGCGTTGGGTGGTATCGCCCTGGTGTTCGGTCCGTTGATCTACCGGATGTACCTCCAACTGAACTCGGAGCGGGAGGGCCGCGCGAGGGAGGCCGAACGCGCCGACATCGCCGCGATGGTGCACGACCAGGTGCTGCACACTCTGGCGCTGATTCAGCGTCGATCCGAGGACCCCCGTGAGGTGGCTCGGCTGGCCCGCGGCCAGGAACGGGCACTGCGCAACTGGTTGTACAAGCCGAGCGCTCAGGCGGCCGACAAGTTCGGTGCCGCGTTGGAGGCCGCCGCCGCCGAGGTCGAGGACACCTTCGGCATCACCGTCGACACGGTGGTTGTCGGCGATCGCGACATGGATCCGCACGTGTCGGCGCTGGTCGCCGCAGCGCGGGAGGCGATGGTCAACGCCGCCAAACACTCCGGCGTCAACAACATCTCGCTGTACGCCGAGGCCGAGCCGGACCTGTTGAGCGTCTTCGTCCGCGACCGCGGCACCGGATTCGACATCGACGACATCGCCACCGACCGCCACGGCGTACGCGGGTCCATTCTGGATCGGATGCATCGTCACGGAGGCACCGCCGAGGTGCGCAGTACCGTCGGAGAGGGCACCGAGGTGCGGCTTACCATGCCGGTGGACTCGACCGAGAACATCAACGACGAGAGGAACGGCCAGTGA